From Candidatus Paceibacterota bacterium, one genomic window encodes:
- a CDS encoding DoxX family membrane protein translates to MKIVNIFPALLSYAVFAPLILRLALGFFILKFAKNKLDKNQASYVSFFETYGFKPARWYVIAFGALEIIIGIFIIIGLYTQIAALLAVVIFIVSLIVSHKKTLPSATPTAVYALLLIIALFLLINGAGLPALDLPL, encoded by the coding sequence ATGAAAATCGTCAACATCTTTCCAGCTCTGCTTTCCTACGCTGTTTTTGCCCCTCTTATTTTGCGTCTGGCTCTTGGCTTTTTTATTTTGAAATTTGCCAAAAACAAGTTGGACAAAAACCAGGCTTCTTACGTCTCATTTTTTGAAACTTATGGTTTCAAGCCCGCACGCTGGTATGTGATAGCTTTCGGTGCCTTGGAAATAATAATTGGGATCTTTATTATTATCGGCCTTTATACTCAGATTGCGGCTTTGCTGGCTGTAGTTATATTTATAGTTTCTTTGATTGTCAGTCACAAAAAAACTCTTCCTTCGGCCACGCCTACCGCTGTCTATGCGCTTCTTTTGATTATCGCTCTTTTTTTACTTATCAATGGTGCTGGTTTGCCCGCTCTTGACTTGCCACTCTAA